Below is a window of Lodderomyces elongisporus chromosome 3, complete sequence DNA.
CGGTCACCAATGGTGATAAGAAAAGATTTGGAACCAACTGAAGgcaattgcaaaacacGTTGAATCGACTCATCAATGTCCAAGTTTGAAGTCGAAAATGGTTTCAAATGCAAATCTTCAGTTTCGGCAACACGTGACATCTTTGGTGGTTTGCCAAAAAGAACAGACATTTCCAAGTCGATTGGTGTGGTCTTCAATAAAGAATCAGTCAACACCAAACGTTGCTCTTCAGTGGCATCACCGACAACTGCAAATGGTGCTCTTTCACGCTTACAAATCTCAGAAAATAATTCAAGGTTTTCTGGAGCGACACCCAAGACATACCTCTCTTGAGATTCGTTACACCAGATTTCCATTGGTGACATTCCTGGTTCCAATGAAAGAATGCTTCTCAATTCAAATCTGGCACCTAAATCGTTGTCGTGGACCAATTCGGGTAAAGCATTACTTaaaccaccagcaccaacatCGTGGATGGACTGGATAGGGTTGCCATCGACACCGAGTGAGACACACGCATCAATAACCTGTTGTGCTCTTCTTTGCAATTCAGGGTTACCTCTTTGCACTGAAGCAAAATCCAACTCTGCTGAACCTTCACCAGAGCTGATTGAGGAAGCAGCACCACCTCCCAATCCAATAAGCATTGATTGACCACCCAACACAATCAACTTGGCGCCAGGGGTAATTTTCCTATTCTTCAATGCCAAATCAGGTCTAATGGCACCCATACCACCAGCCAACATAATTGGTTTATGAAATCCTCtaacttctttttcaccTTTACCGTTTTCAACCTCAGTGGTCAATGTTCTAAAATAACCATTAATTGCTGGTCTACCAAATTCATTGTTGAATGCGGCAGATCCAATTGGAGCTTCGATCATAATGTCCAATGAGCTTGCAATGTGATTTGGTTTTCCAATATCTCTTTCCCATGGTTGTTTCAAATCTGGGATGTTCAAATCCGAGACAGTAAAACCAGATAAACCTGCTTTGGACTTGGAGCCTCTTCCAACGGCACCTTCATCTCTAATTTCACCACCAGAACCGGTAGCAGCACCTGCAAAAGGTGATACCGCAGTTGGATGGTTGTGTGTTTCCACCTTCACCAATGTTTGAACGTTTTCTTTGATCGACTTCCATTGCTTGGTTTTAAAGTCTGGGGTAAACACGTAACCTTCGGGACCTTCAAAAACAGCTGCATTGTCTGAGTAGGCAGAAACGGTGTATTGTGGGTTTTTCTCATGAGTGTTTCTAATCATTTTGAAAAGggacttttcttttgcttctccGTCAATTGTCCAGTCTGCATTGAAAATCTTGTGACGACAGTGCTCGGAATTGACTTGAGCAAACATGAAAAGTTCAACATCCGTAGGGTTGCGTCCAATAACTTGAGTAAATGCATTTGTCAAGTATTCAATTTCACCTTTATCCAATGCCAAACCCATCTCCTTATTGGCCTTTGTCAAGTTGCTCTCATCGCCCAAGAGGTCAACGACAACAAGAGGTTTTGGCTCGTGGTGGGCAAATAAATCATTGTATTGTGGGAAATCATTGTTAATGTAAAGCTTTTGAGTCATTCTGTCAAAAACTGAGGTCAAGGCTTCACCTTGCACCTTGGCGGAAGCGCCATTTTTGTATTGAATCAATAATGACAATCCACGCTCTATCCTCTCGACAAAGTCTCCCAAGCCACAGATTTGAGAGATATCAGTTGCCTTGGATGACCATGGAGAAATTGTTCCTGGTCGTGGCAAAATCTGAATCAACTCTTGACTGCTTTCCGTGTTGGCGAATTTGTGTTCACCTCCAGTCGAATATTTGATCAACTCCTTGTTCAAGGGCTGGTTGTCATCAACGGGGTTGTCATAGGTTaacaaaattttcaacaactcCAACTGCTTTGCAGTAAGGGGCTTCTTCAATGAAACGTAATGGGTATACTGGCTAGCAACCCCTTCGATCAACTGTGGTTGACCAAGTTTTTTCTCCACCTCCTGGATCAAGGTATTAACACGAAACTGTGATAATGCCTTTGGACCAGGTAAAATAAGAAAGTTTTCTGCCATTTTGGtgcaaaggaaaaaaaaaggtgagGAGTGAGGGAGAAGAGCAGAAGTAAAAGTGGAAGCGGGAGTAGAAATATAGATATAAATGGAAGTGAAAGTGGAAGTGGAAGAGAAGAATACAAAGCTAAGTATTGAACAAACTCTTATTTCGAGCAAAGAGTTTACAACTCATTGCAACATTTATATCTGAAAAATTAGATGCGAGAggatgtgtatgtgtgtgtgtgtgtgtgcaagtgagagagagaaagagatgGAGAAATTAATTATAATGGGATTACATTTCtgactctttttttttgtttgtatatgtgtgtgtatatatatatataaaattgtatttgtctctgtctctgtctttgtctttgtctcaCTCGCAATTTCTTCCTCATgacaaattttattttttttattagttttttattttgtgcTATACTTGCAACAGTGATGGGGCATGAAGTTCATCCAAAGatgttttttcttatctcaacctctctctctctctctctctctttttgtaATAGCTCATCTCATTAAAATTACTCAATCATCAAGTACTATCCACAATCCACTAGTAATAATCAAAATACACATCAAATGGCTCAGGGTaacttgaaattgaaatctAAAGGACCAGGCCGCGTTACGAAGAAACAACAGAATCCAGCACGTGCCAAACCAAAGATCATTAAACCTAAAAAGCAAACAGCAAAAGAAGCGcaaaaattgacaaaagTCCATCAAGGACAGTTGATGAAGAGTACGGAGACACTTATTGCTGGAAGAGTCGGACACTTGGAACTCATTAAAGGATCAAGAAGACAAacagaaaaggaaaataaggctgctgctgctgctgctgctgcaaaactgaaaaaatGAGGAAGAGATGAAGAGCATAGAGGAAATTTTGTCTAATTTTCCAAACAAGCAGGACTTTACTGGAAAAAAGTATCAAATACAGGAAAAGAATCGCATGAGTGATCGAGTCCAGGAGCAAGTGCAGAAGCAAGTGCAGAAGCAAGTGCAGAAGCAAGGGCaaggacaaggacaaggGCAGGAGCAAAAAATCGAGAACAAACATGTGTTGCGCTCTACGGatgcaaacaaaaaaaaaccagcTGTGTTTTTTAAACCACAAGAGGTTAATTGTCTACCAGAGTTGAGTGCCCTTGATCCAGATTCAGTTGAAGAGGATAATTCTGAAACAAGCAAGAGACGGAAATTATAGTTCTTAGAAATAAACGTTTTCATTTGTAAATTAATCCTAAAATCTAACTAGGCATAGAGGCATACGTTGCATCTTCTGCTTCCATTTCCAAACTTCTCCtcttgatttctttttcctgaGATTTGACAAATGCAATTAGTATGAAGCCAAACAACGCAGTCAATGCCACAAGTGTCGTGTTGATTGGGTTTGGGTTCATGTGCAAATATTCGTGCATTATCTTATCCATAActtgttgcaaaatattGCACACACCACTAAAGGCAATGATAGTACCGTAAATAGTACCAAAATTGTCGTATCCAAACACCTTGGCACAAAAGTCGGAGACCGCAGTATAGTAAAAAGGTCTATAAACAACAAGCACCAATATACCTGCGTATGTCCCAGGTAACCAACTTAAAAGACCCATAACACCAATGAACAACGATAAGCCCGTCAATATGTAAAGAACTGTTAAAGTTGTCAAATTATCGAGGATTAGTCCTATAAATGGGATCGAAAGTATACCTCCTAAAGGTAACGCCAAGTCGAAAAAGTGATTTATAGTTGTTGCAATAGCTTCATCGCCGCCATAGAGGTATGTCTCCTGAGCTTTGATAGtggcaacaaaaaaattgattctCAACATTTGAATCGTAGTGAACAAGGTCATCAAAAGAAACCATGGTGATTTCAATTGCGCAGAGATAGAGGAACCGTGTAAGATTCCAAAAACTCCACCAGTAGTATGTACTAGTTTGCTATCCGCTTCTTGTTCGTATGATGACTTTACTGAAGTATACGATGCTCTTGATGCTGTTGATTCTCTTCTCGATGCGCCTACTGATGGTCTGCGCATGAGCAATGCAGTTGTTTCTGAAATGGTGGGTTGGTAGTATGGCTCTCCGGTAGCAGCAGTATTAGCGTTGGAGTTAACACCAGTGTTTGCAGCATCTGCGGGTGTTAACAAATCCGAGTTCAATGGCAAACCAGTCTCGTCAATTCCAGTCTCCGCAATCTTTGCCAAGGTCCCCACTGTTTTATAAGAGTCTCTGGGCATTACAAACAATTGGCAAGCAAGGATGAATATTGGCACTGCCAAGTACCAAGTAAAAAAACTGCTCAAGGACAATTTCTCCACTGTGAAGTAGTATAATCTGTAGAATAGGAATAATGCCGATGAAGAGTCAAAGGCTCCCGTGAGTAAAGCCAAGATCAAACCTGAGTTTCTAGGGAAGCTATTGGCCAATTGGAAACAACTTATAAACACAAATGGTCCTCCTAAAGCTAACAAGGTGTATCCGGTCAAATACCCATCAATTAATTGTAATTGGGAAGCGAATTTCAAACTCAACGACCCCAAAGCAAGGATTATGGAGCCAATGATACCTGTTACTTTGGGACCATATGAATCTAATACTGAACCCACAGGTAATGCACTGATATTTGTCACCATGCATGCCACGGTAAATAGATTGTTTAATGCAAGATCTTGCTCAACACACTCAACATCACCAATAGTTTTTGCCTTCAAGTCGCATCGAGACTCGTAGACTTTTTGCGAGATTAAAATAGGTTTCAAAGCTGCGAAACCAAACACTGGACCTGCAGCCATCAAGCACCAGGCTATGGCGCATGATATTTGGATAATCCTTATAGACAAGGATGGTAAGTTTTGATCCTTTCTCATGAGTAGAAAATTAATTGCGAGGAAGAAATGATAACCAAACTGCTTGTTaaatggaaaaataaaaaaatgaaaaaaaaatgaaatccTTTAAATTTAGAAAAATCTCGGCTTTTGACACTTGAATGAAACTGAGCTTGATTTATATGGATGAGTTTCAGGATACGAATTTCAAAGAGGAaacaattgaacaaaagaaaatttgaaaattaagATGAGGAATAAAAATgaggaataaaaaatattggaaaatggtataaaagaaagagatagaaaaataatattgCGTTTTTGTATTGGCCCTTTGGGGATTTTGTACATATTTTGTTAATCGTCGTGATGTTTATCAATGATTGCTTAAACTCTGTTTTTTGCCTTTATCTCTTTTTGCTCTggcttaatttttttttttttggcccTTTTTGTCCTTCTTTCTGTACATAAGTTGCAATTAAGCGCGAGAAATTAGCTAGCGGCTCAttaaagaaagagggaaaaaaattctatatacatatatatatatatgtatgtatgtatgtatgtatgtatgttaAAGATTACGGAGATTTCCGAAAGTAGAGGGAAAATGATTGTGGAAGAAATGCCCTATATTACCAAGTAGATTAATAGCACAAATATCTAATCTATTCATCTTGTGTTTCGAGCaagattgaaaagtttttaatattttaaatttttttaatttactaattcatttttttattgatttgtttattgatttgtttgttggttGACTTAAAAATAGCATTAAAATGGAGACTTTTCATCCTCAAAGTTTCTATATAGGTTTTGCGATCTTGTGACTTTTTGGTAAATATGGTGGATGCAAATTGCAACCATGTTGAGGAATATCACTCCAAATagcacaaacacaaacctGACACCTGGCTGGTCATAGGCTGGAGTAGGTTtggatgttgatgttgaacTGGATGAAGATGTTGGTTCTGAGTTGGTGGATGTTGATGAGTCCTTCTTAGTCTTGGAAGATGTAGTTTCTGAAGCCTTTGAGGTGCTGGATGTTTTTGAAGCCGATTTGGTCTCGGAATTTGTTGAGCTAGCAGTGCTTTCAGATTTCGTGGAACTTTTTTcgtcttttttgttttcagtATCATCCCTTTTTCTAGCTTGTTCCACTTGTTgctgttctttttgttcttgttgttctttgtgGTCGTGGTCGTGGTCGTGGTGCTGGTAGTCATCAGTTTTGATTACTTTGACTTTTTCTCCACTTCCCAATCTCGAGTTTTCATCACTCGATTCATTGTCAGTTTCATGACATGGCTTGTGATGAGCACTAACATCACTCTTCAAATTCAGAAACCGACTAGAAAAAGCTTTAATATTTGGAGCCAATTGTTCAGTTGGCAATGATAATGACAGTGACAGTGACAGTGACAGTGACAGTAGACTAGCACAAAAGGCAACAAGTGCGATAGCAGCAAgaattattgttgttatcaGTCTCCATCGTACACCGTTGGAATGCTGAACtctagtttctttttcatatGTACCCATAATAGTGGACTCTAACATCATctgaaaacaaattttgtacaaaaaaaaagataaaggaTCAAAAAAGCGTTGGAGCAAATATcaaaatatgtatatatatatatatatatattctctGATGACTTTGTTCAATACTACTCCTTCTCTTTAACTTTCTTCCTCTCTTGATGCACGAATTTTAAATCCTACGATCGAGGTTATCT
It encodes the following:
- the ADE6 gene encoding phosphoribosylformylglycinamidine synthase (MEROPS:MER0042827; BUSCO:EOG092608C4), encoding MAENFLILPGPKALSQFRVNTLIQEVEKKLGQPQLIEGVASQYTHYVSLKKPLTAKQLELLKILLTYDNPVDDNQPLNKELIKYSTGGEHKFANTESSQELIQILPRPGTISPWSSKATDISQICGLGDFVERIERGLSLLIQYKNGASAKVQGEALTSVFDRMTQKLYINNDFPQYNDLFAHHEPKPLVVVDLLGDESNLTKANKEMGLALDKGEIEYLTNAFTQVIGRNPTDVELFMFAQVNSEHCRHKIFNADWTIDGEAKEKSLFKMIRNTHEKNPQYTVSAYSDNAAVFEGPEGYVFTPDFKTKQWKSIKENVQTLVKVETHNHPTAVSPFAGAATGSGGEIRDEGAVGRGSKSKAGLSGFTVSDLNIPDLKQPWERDIGKPNHIASSLDIMIEAPIGSAAFNNEFGRPAINGYFRTLTTEVENGKGEKEVRGFHKPIMLAGGMGAIRPDLALKNRKITPGAKLIVLGGQSMLIGLGGGAASSISSGEGSAELDFASVQRGNPELQRRAQQVIDACVSLGVDGNPIQSIHDVGAGGLSNALPELVHDNDLGARFELRSILSLEPGMSPMEIWCNESQERYVLGVAPENLELFSEICKRERAPFAVVGDATEEQRLVLTDSLLKTTPIDLEMSVLFGKPPKMSRVAETEDLHLKPFSTSNLDIDESIQRVLQLPSVGSKSFLITIGDRFITGLVDRDQMVGPWQVPVADVGVTATSLGDTVLATGEAMAMGEKPNLALISAAASAKMCVAESLLNLFAADVSSLEHVKLSANWMSAANHPGEGAKLYEAVQAIGMELCPDLGISIPVGKDSMSMKMKWDDKEVTAPLALTVTAFAPVDNTSRTWTPQLLPVDDTVLVLVDLAAKEQKKSLGGSALAQVYKEVGDSAPTVHSNKVLKSFLQSLVVLHKQFPVLAYHDRSEGGLLTTVLEMAFAGRCGLDIALSGEDDKFVELFNEELGAVFQIKFQDLIQFKEVLKTNGVDEEYVKVVGRPNFGGDQSVNISYNGTPIYTSSRSDLQKLWSNTSYHIQKLRDNPLTSEQEYKAIEDNKDPGIQYQLTFNPSDRKTYNTRPKVAILREQGVNSQQEMAWSFLQAGFDVFDVTMSDILDGRVTLDDFVGLAACGGFSYGDVLGAGAGWAKSVLFNERARSEFKKFFQEREDTFAFGACNGCQFFSRIAELIPGSDHWPTFERNLSEQYEARFVMVEVEASEKNNSIFLQNMKGSKLPIAVAHGEGRAQFKSAEDAESFNLDVVHYVDNYGNVTQNYPFNPNGSPKGIAGISSKNGRVLAMMPHPERVTRKEANSFYPPAQGEEWGAYGPWVELFKNARAWVGDV